The genomic interval AAGCAACAAATACCTTGTTAAATTCTGTGAGGAGATATCTTCCTCTTATTCTTCAACGTTGTAGGgtttaagaaaatgaaaagaatggCATACCAATCCTACGAAGTTTGCTTGCAATACATACAATCCACTTCAACTCTAATGGAAGCTTAATTCCAACCCAAAATGTGATTGATCAAGAAAATTTATGAGCTTGTTGCAAATGCCACATAACACATCAAACAACACAAAAGTTCACAAAGGGCTACAGTCGCAAGTTCTCACAGTCATTTTCACAAACACCTTGCCTGCAATACTAAATCGAGAAGAAACAAACCCGCCAAATGCAGCACAACTCAGACCACGAATTTGGCGCGGGCAGATTCCGTTACCTCCTCAGCTGCAAAACGaattcaaaacaaatcaaacagCTCAAATGAATCAAACCCAATTCTCTGAATctctaaacccaaaaaaaaaacccatagAGAGCTCAACTACTGAGAGAGAGTACCAATTTTCGGGGGAGTAGGGGATTCGCCGTAGATGGCTCTGAGCCTGGAGAGCGGGACGAGGGCTGAGTCAGAGTCGGCTTCGGAGTAGAGCTGTTGCTTCCAGTCCCACATGGTCTGCTTGGTGGCCTTGTTCGATTTGATGAGGGAGGCCTTCTCCGCCTCTAGAGCTTCGATTGTGTTTTGCTGATGCATTGACCTTGCACTCAGGGCGAAGAAGGCTCCGACGAGGCCCACGCTTATCACTGTGTTGTTGTTCGCCGCGCGCATTCCAAAGCTCACCAGCTTGTTCGCCGCCTCCATTTTCGAAAACTTCACGGGAGCAAAAGCCTACGACAAGTCGACGATGATGGAGACTCGATGGCTGCAAAAATAGGCTTTTGGTTTAtgagttttaaaaaaattaaattacattatttagaagaaaaaatgactattttgttttacttgaTCTAGTGACGTAGTCTCACATTCGTAAATATGAGAGGTTGCGAGTTTGTCCGAATAGTTTGGCCACTGAAGTTCACTATTTGAATATGAAAAATGGGCGATATAGGTGACAAGCTTATATAAACAGTTGGCTTGAGTTCGTTTGATGAGTTATATAGACCGATACCTTTTCAAGAACactatgaattgatgatggttACAGTTACTTCGCATTACTTGTGTGATGGTCGTGTCAAAATATGAGATTTGGGCACCTCGGGTTGAAGAGTTTGTGACATTACCGAATAGTGATAACACATATTCCATAGAAGAAGTCCTGAACATAgaatattttgttttgaataa from Argentina anserina chromosome 2, drPotAnse1.1, whole genome shotgun sequence carries:
- the LOC126784668 gene encoding uncharacterized protein LOC126784668, producing MEAANKLVSFGMRAANNNTVISVGLVGAFFALSARSMHQQNTIEALEAEKASLIKSNKATKQTMWDWKQQLYSEADSDSALVPLSRLRAIYGESPTPPKIAEEVTESARAKFVV